A single window of Halococcus saccharolyticus DSM 5350 DNA harbors:
- a CDS encoding Hsp20/alpha crystallin family protein, with the protein MRRDDRDDRDDRDPFGDIFDEIERMMNDMVGGDVNIQTDTVGGTDPHVSVYEDEDHVRVVADLPGVDKESIDLTCDGQRLTIDAAGDRRETTERVRLPVRVDERSANATYNNGVLEVVFERTDASADIDL; encoded by the coding sequence ATGAGACGGGACGACCGTGATGACCGTGACGACCGTGATCCATTCGGGGATATCTTCGACGAGATCGAACGGATGATGAACGACATGGTCGGCGGCGACGTCAACATCCAGACCGACACCGTCGGCGGCACCGATCCCCACGTCAGCGTCTACGAAGACGAGGATCACGTGCGCGTCGTCGCGGACCTGCCTGGTGTCGACAAGGAGTCGATCGATCTCACCTGCGACGGCCAGCGGCTCACGATCGACGCTGCCGGCGACCGCCGCGAGACCACCGAACGCGTCCGGCTGCCCGTCCGCGTCGACGAACGCTCCGCGAACGCGACCTACAACAACGGGGTCTTGGAGGTCGTCTTCGAGCGCACCGACGCCTCTGCCGATATCGATCTCTAA
- a CDS encoding ATP-grasp domain-containing protein — MLRLAVATREETFERMADPLADRGIDARHVQCEERTTALTDPPNEFNGFDVGFVHPSRIMEGGVADALLDVPWVNDREAILTSRNKADVIARLARADVPVPDTVLISNPVDDTALEAVFERFDPPVVVKPNSTTRGTGVVKVGDLDSFLGVADYLALVHDYQATGDRSFLVQEYIPNATDYRAMCIDGEYVGAVERRLPDPARSVGRWKHNVHRGAEAEGVDLSNDLRDLAERTAEELGIPWLGVDLLVTDDRVVVSETNARPTIDDETKYESGFYDDLAALIEDQV, encoded by the coding sequence ATGCTCAGGCTGGCGGTCGCCACACGCGAAGAGACTTTCGAGCGGATGGCCGATCCGTTGGCCGATCGCGGGATCGACGCGCGGCACGTCCAGTGCGAGGAACGGACGACAGCGCTGACCGACCCGCCGAACGAGTTCAATGGGTTCGACGTCGGCTTCGTCCACCCTTCGCGGATTATGGAGGGCGGGGTCGCCGACGCGCTGCTCGACGTGCCTTGGGTCAACGATCGCGAAGCGATCCTGACCTCCCGGAACAAAGCCGACGTGATCGCGCGCCTGGCCCGTGCCGACGTCCCTGTACCCGACACAGTACTGATCTCGAACCCGGTCGACGACACCGCACTGGAGGCCGTCTTCGAGCGGTTCGACCCGCCTGTGGTGGTGAAACCGAACTCCACGACGCGCGGGACTGGGGTCGTGAAGGTCGGCGATCTCGATTCCTTCCTCGGGGTCGCGGACTACCTCGCGCTGGTGCACGACTACCAGGCGACCGGCGATCGATCCTTCCTCGTCCAGGAGTACATCCCGAATGCGACAGACTACCGCGCGATGTGTATCGATGGCGAGTACGTCGGCGCGGTCGAGCGCCGTCTACCCGACCCGGCCCGGAGCGTGGGGCGGTGGAAGCACAACGTCCACCGTGGGGCCGAGGCCGAGGGCGTCGACCTCTCGAACGATCTCCGCGATCTCGCCGAGCGAACCGCCGAGGAGCTGGGGATTCCGTGGCTCGGTGTCGATCTGCTCGTGACCGACGATCGCGTGGTAGTTTCCGAAACCAACGCCCGGCCGACGATCGACGACGAGACGAAGTACGAATCCGGATTCTATGACGACCTCGCGGCGCTCATCGAAGACCAGGTGTGA
- a CDS encoding 50S ribosomal protein L16 — MSEKPASMYREISKPPYTRKEYITGIPGSKIAQHKMGDIRADPEDYPVQISLSVDEEIQLRHGAMESSRLSANRHLLKNLGEGNYKMILRKFPHHVLRENKQATGAGADRVSDGMRQAFGKPVGTAARIDAGERIFTIWCDVDQADVAKEALRRAYNKIGSPCDVTVERGEELLVA; from the coding sequence ATGTCCGAGAAACCTGCCTCGATGTATCGGGAGATCTCGAAGCCTCCCTACACCCGCAAGGAGTACATCACTGGCATCCCCGGCTCGAAGATCGCACAGCACAAGATGGGCGACATCCGGGCCGATCCGGAGGATTACCCGGTCCAGATCAGCCTCTCTGTCGACGAGGAGATCCAGCTCCGCCACGGTGCGATGGAGTCCTCGCGACTGTCGGCGAACCGTCACCTGCTGAAGAACCTCGGGGAGGGCAACTACAAGATGATCCTCCGGAAGTTCCCCCACCACGTCCTTCGGGAGAACAAGCAGGCAACTGGCGCGGGCGCGGACCGTGTTTCCGATGGGATGCGCCAGGCGTTCGGCAAGCCCGTCGGCACCGCTGCACGGATCGACGCCGGCGAGCGCATCTTCACGATCTGGTGTGACGTCGACCAGGCCGACGTCGCGAAGGAGGCACTCCGGCGCGCGTACAACAAGATCGGCTCGCCGTGTGACGTCACCGTCGAGCGCGGCGAGGAACTCCTCGTCGCCTGA
- a CDS encoding glutathione S-transferase family protein, which produces MNQLIDGEWVSDAYESTNDDGEFDRQETSFRDWIEPDSDAEFPAEAGRYHLYVSLACPWAHRTLVTRALRGLEDTISVDVVDPYRAEDGWQFTPEREGATPDTVNGFDYLREAYVAADPNATGRVTVPVLWDKKKDTIVNNESEEIMRMLDTAFEEFANDATLYPEGKRDEIDETIDAIYEPINNGVYRAGFAGSQDAYEDAVSELFDALDHWEDVLADQRYLCGDVLTEADVCMFTTLIRFDDVYHTHFKCNVRKIAEYPNLWNYLKELYQLPGVAATVNMDHITEHYYETHTDLNPKRIVAVGPNHDFDAEHDRERLAGGPPEGVSAKASADD; this is translated from the coding sequence GTGAACCAACTCATCGACGGCGAGTGGGTATCCGACGCCTACGAGTCCACGAACGACGACGGCGAGTTCGATCGTCAGGAGACGAGCTTCCGGGACTGGATCGAGCCGGACTCGGACGCCGAGTTCCCGGCTGAGGCCGGGCGCTACCACCTCTACGTCTCCCTTGCCTGTCCGTGGGCCCACCGCACGCTCGTGACGCGCGCGCTGCGCGGACTCGAAGACACGATCTCGGTCGACGTGGTCGATCCCTACCGCGCCGAGGACGGCTGGCAGTTCACCCCCGAGCGCGAGGGCGCGACCCCCGACACCGTGAACGGGTTCGACTACCTCCGGGAGGCGTACGTCGCAGCCGACCCGAACGCGACCGGTCGCGTGACGGTACCCGTGCTCTGGGATAAGAAAAAGGACACCATCGTCAACAACGAGTCCGAGGAGATCATGCGGATGCTCGACACCGCCTTCGAGGAGTTCGCGAACGACGCAACGCTCTACCCGGAGGGCAAGCGTGACGAGATCGACGAGACCATCGACGCGATCTACGAGCCGATCAACAACGGTGTCTACCGTGCGGGCTTCGCCGGGAGCCAAGACGCCTACGAGGATGCGGTCTCGGAGCTGTTCGACGCGCTCGATCACTGGGAGGACGTGCTCGCCGACCAGCGCTACCTCTGCGGCGACGTGCTCACCGAGGCCGACGTCTGCATGTTCACCACGCTGATCCGGTTCGACGACGTGTATCATACCCACTTCAAGTGTAACGTCAGGAAGATCGCGGAGTATCCGAACCTCTGGAACTACCTGAAGGAGCTCTACCAGTTGCCCGGCGTGGCCGCAACGGTGAACATGGACCACATCACCGAGCACTACTACGAAACCCACACCGACTTGAACCCGAAACGGATCGTTGCGGTGGGGCCGAACCACGATTTCGACGCGGAACACGACCGCGAGCGGCTGGCTGGCGGACCGCCGGAGGGTGTTAGTGCGAAGGCGTCAGCTGACGATTGA
- a CDS encoding CBS domain-containing protein, producing the protein MDDIFAGQLMSTDLYTVAPDTLVEEVAGTMLDNEIGSVLVVDEDNQLLGIVTTTDYVEIVAESHPKAETTVERYMTTDVVTATPQDSIRDIADAMIEHGFHHVPVVSEPDGVIGMVTTSDLTGYISHVQTPSPS; encoded by the coding sequence ATGGACGATATTTTCGCGGGCCAGCTCATGTCGACCGATCTGTACACGGTCGCCCCGGACACGCTCGTTGAGGAGGTGGCGGGGACGATGCTCGACAACGAGATCGGCTCAGTCCTCGTGGTCGACGAGGACAACCAGCTTCTGGGGATCGTCACCACCACCGATTACGTCGAGATCGTCGCCGAGAGCCATCCGAAGGCCGAGACCACGGTAGAGCGATACATGACCACCGACGTCGTGACGGCCACGCCCCAGGACTCCATTCGCGACATCGCGGACGCGATGATCGAACACGGGTTCCATCACGTGCCCGTCGTGAGCGAACCCGACGGCGTCATCGGGATGGTGACGACGAGCGATCTCACGGGATACATCTCGCACGTCCAGACGCCGAGTCCATCGTAG
- a CDS encoding MATE family efflux transporter, with protein MRADLIESERARRTTDLAWPRILTGIARMSKNAVDIAMVGVAVGSVGIAGVGFASPFWGLAFAAGGGIAAGTIALVSQRYGAKRLGAIDQAVRSSAAVVVALTLPLIAIFWVFGGDLVALLSNDAEAVALGATYLRIVAFGIPFAALNLIGSRVFLGVDDARTPMMLRSGGAVANAVLNAALIFGLDLGVAGAALGTVLSNAIVTGIFAVGLVAGRLPVIGELPVQIDPRGSYLADVRELVDIGIPVIGRNLVWTVAEFPMLAIVALFGPQVVAAYVIARRIWGLMNTPGWGFGLASSSLVGQALGSGHEETAEAYGREIVRFAVAVYIVSAAIVFVLAEPIVATFAGGGSETVISVAVSLVTAACVAIVLQGVSGAAAGPLDASGDTGWPFYSQALGIFGVAIPFAYLGATTSLGLYGLYLAFLAETTVPAVLNYYRFATDKWKQVSRRHRPDAPA; from the coding sequence GTGCGTGCCGATCTCATCGAATCGGAGCGGGCACGCCGGACGACCGATCTCGCGTGGCCGCGTATTCTCACCGGTATCGCGCGGATGTCGAAGAACGCGGTCGACATCGCGATGGTCGGCGTCGCGGTCGGTTCCGTCGGTATCGCCGGCGTGGGCTTCGCGAGTCCTTTCTGGGGCCTCGCGTTCGCCGCCGGTGGCGGGATCGCCGCCGGGACGATCGCCCTGGTCTCTCAGCGCTACGGGGCCAAGCGCCTCGGCGCGATCGACCAGGCCGTGCGATCGAGCGCCGCCGTCGTGGTCGCGCTCACGTTGCCGCTCATCGCGATCTTCTGGGTCTTCGGAGGCGATCTCGTCGCCTTGCTGAGCAACGACGCCGAGGCGGTCGCGCTCGGCGCGACCTACCTCCGGATCGTCGCGTTCGGCATCCCCTTTGCGGCGCTCAACCTCATCGGGAGCCGGGTGTTCCTCGGCGTCGATGACGCCAGAACACCGATGATGCTCCGTTCCGGCGGCGCGGTCGCGAACGCCGTTCTCAACGCAGCCTTGATCTTCGGTCTCGATCTCGGTGTCGCCGGTGCGGCGCTCGGTACTGTGCTCTCGAACGCGATCGTGACCGGCATCTTCGCGGTCGGGCTCGTCGCGGGGCGGCTCCCCGTCATCGGCGAGCTCCCGGTGCAGATCGATCCTCGGGGCAGCTACCTCGCCGATGTCCGCGAGCTCGTCGACATCGGGATCCCCGTGATCGGCCGCAACCTCGTCTGGACGGTCGCGGAGTTCCCGATGCTCGCGATCGTCGCGCTGTTCGGCCCGCAGGTCGTGGCGGCGTACGTGATCGCACGCCGGATCTGGGGGCTGATGAACACGCCCGGCTGGGGATTCGGCCTCGCTTCCTCCAGTCTCGTCGGTCAGGCGCTCGGCAGCGGCCACGAGGAGACCGCAGAAGCGTACGGTCGGGAGATCGTCCGGTTCGCGGTCGCGGTCTACATCGTCTCGGCCGCGATCGTCTTCGTGCTCGCCGAGCCCATCGTCGCCACCTTCGCCGGCGGCGGCTCCGAGACCGTGATCTCGGTCGCGGTGTCGCTGGTGACGGCGGCCTGTGTCGCGATCGTCCTCCAGGGCGTTTCGGGGGCTGCTGCTGGCCCGCTCGACGCGAGCGGCGACACCGGCTGGCCCTTCTACAGTCAAGCACTCGGCATCTTCGGCGTCGCCATCCCCTTCGCCTACCTCGGTGCGACGACCTCGCTCGGCCTCTACGGGCTGTATCTCGCCTTCCTCGCCGAGACGACGGTCCCGGCGGTGCTCAACTACTACCGCTTCGCCACCGACAAGTGGAAGCAAGTCAGTCGGCGGCACCGGCCAGACGCCCCGGCCTGA
- a CDS encoding ABC transporter ATP-binding protein — MGAVTRSETGVEATDGGTDPGVELDGVSVTFGGVTALRDVSIAVANGEFFTLVGPSGCGKTTTLRTIAGFETPAAGQVRIGGQRVDDVPPEERDVGIVFQNYALFPHMSVRENVAYGLHFRDPPGDATTEERVDELLSLVDMAGMGERDPSALSGGQAQRIALARALAPGPELLLLDEPLSALDARLRERLRVTVRDIQQDLGITTVYVTHDQAEALAISDRVAVVNDGRIEQVDTPERLYREPASRFVAEFVGDNNLFDGEVSATQPPRALVDDHEIRLPESADVSTGESVAVCVRPEAISLDSGETTLTATVENSEFLGDAYRLHCTWNGRSLLVKTDARQPPDDSIKVGFDAADVHLLSGE, encoded by the coding sequence GTGGGAGCCGTGACCCGATCCGAAACCGGCGTCGAGGCCACCGACGGCGGGACGGATCCGGGCGTCGAACTCGACGGAGTCAGCGTGACTTTCGGCGGCGTGACCGCGCTTCGGGACGTCTCCATCGCGGTCGCAAACGGCGAGTTCTTCACCCTCGTCGGGCCGTCTGGCTGCGGGAAGACCACGACCCTCCGCACCATTGCAGGGTTCGAGACGCCCGCGGCCGGTCAGGTCCGGATCGGCGGCCAGCGAGTCGATGACGTTCCTCCCGAAGAGCGCGACGTCGGGATCGTTTTCCAGAACTACGCACTCTTTCCCCACATGAGTGTGCGCGAGAACGTCGCGTACGGCCTCCACTTTCGCGACCCGCCAGGCGACGCCACCACCGAGGAGCGGGTCGACGAACTTCTTTCACTAGTGGACATGGCGGGAATGGGCGAGCGCGACCCGTCGGCGCTGTCGGGTGGTCAGGCTCAACGGATCGCGCTCGCCCGGGCACTCGCTCCCGGTCCCGAACTCCTCTTGCTCGACGAACCGCTCTCGGCGCTCGACGCACGCCTCCGCGAGCGACTCCGGGTGACCGTCCGCGACATTCAGCAGGATCTCGGGATCACGACGGTGTACGTCACCCACGATCAGGCCGAGGCGCTCGCGATCAGCGATCGCGTCGCGGTGGTCAACGACGGCCGCATCGAGCAGGTCGATACGCCGGAACGACTCTATCGCGAACCCGCCTCGCGGTTCGTCGCCGAGTTCGTCGGGGACAACAACCTCTTCGACGGCGAGGTGTCCGCGACCCAACCGCCGCGTGCGCTCGTAGACGATCACGAGATACGACTTCCCGAATCCGCCGACGTGTCGACCGGGGAGTCGGTGGCGGTGTGCGTTCGCCCCGAGGCGATCTCTCTCGATAGCGGCGAAACGACGCTGACCGCGACCGTCGAGAACAGCGAATTCCTCGGCGACGCCTATCGGCTCCACTGTACGTGGAACGGCCGCTCGCTGCTGGTGAAAACCGACGCCAGGCAGCCGCCGGATGACTCCATCAAGGTGGGGTTCGACGCAGCCGATGTCCACCTGCTGTCCGGTGAGTGA
- a CDS encoding ABC transporter permease: protein MGEAGRGRVTTLRRWTSRLALPAGFALTLAILIAIFYYPVGSVLAEAVVRGGRLTVAPLADVLADPFYTGVAHHLFDDPTSVPAGVLAWMRAGFPSVEFGLFGFTANQALLSTVASVVVGLPGAYLLARYEFRGRRALRSLTILPFVLPSIMVAVGFLAMFGQTGVLNDVLGALGLGEVNLLFTLEAIVLAHAFYNAPLVTRLVTAAWETVDARRVETARALGASPLRAFRDVVAPQLLPALLTAALLTFVFTFLSFPIVLALGGLRLATVEVWLYARVQDLALAEAATLGAIETTLSLGLTYLYLRYEARQTSARGGGASRPRQVFVQGWRTLRDPVRMGLGIYGVGILVLFVGPLASMVLESVTGPNGGFTTAYYEFLVRQQAATGTGTVRPLPAITNSLTFGFSTLILAVPMGIVVSVVAVRGGAGSRLAETIMTAPLAVSGVVVGLGLLQTLVFGTEILGHRIVVGGAVAVVAAHAVAAYPFVTRNVTPALGGLDTQLLDAARSLGASRFRVLLDIELPLVAAAVLAGSAFAFAISIGEFDTTVLLAEGVSSYTMPVALERYIGNRSLGPSLGPATAMGTVLLAVTAASFLVIERLGGRWEP from the coding sequence GTGGGCGAGGCTGGTCGCGGGCGCGTGACGACGCTGCGGCGGTGGACTAGCCGACTCGCGCTTCCGGCCGGCTTCGCGCTGACGCTCGCGATACTGATCGCGATCTTCTACTATCCAGTTGGAAGCGTCCTCGCCGAGGCCGTGGTTCGCGGCGGCCGACTGACGGTCGCCCCGCTAGCCGACGTGCTCGCCGATCCGTTCTACACCGGCGTCGCCCACCACCTGTTCGACGACCCGACGAGCGTGCCGGCCGGCGTGCTCGCGTGGATGCGAGCCGGGTTTCCGTCCGTGGAGTTCGGGCTGTTCGGCTTCACGGCCAACCAGGCGCTGCTCTCGACGGTGGCGAGCGTCGTCGTCGGCCTGCCGGGAGCGTATCTGCTCGCGCGCTACGAGTTCCGTGGCCGGCGGGCGCTCCGCTCGCTCACCATCCTGCCGTTCGTGCTGCCGTCGATCATGGTCGCGGTCGGCTTTCTGGCGATGTTCGGCCAGACAGGGGTCCTCAACGACGTTCTCGGTGCGCTCGGGCTCGGTGAGGTGAACCTGCTGTTCACGCTCGAAGCCATCGTGCTCGCCCACGCCTTCTACAACGCGCCACTCGTGACCCGACTCGTGACCGCCGCGTGGGAGACCGTCGACGCGCGGCGCGTCGAGACCGCACGCGCGCTCGGCGCGTCGCCGCTGCGTGCGTTTCGGGACGTCGTCGCGCCTCAGCTGCTGCCCGCCCTCCTGACCGCGGCGCTGCTCACGTTCGTCTTCACCTTTCTGTCCTTTCCGATCGTGCTCGCGCTCGGCGGGCTCCGGCTCGCCACCGTCGAGGTCTGGCTCTACGCCCGGGTCCAGGACCTCGCGCTCGCCGAGGCCGCCACCCTCGGAGCGATCGAAACCACCCTCTCGCTCGGGCTGACTTATCTCTATCTCCGATACGAGGCCCGGCAGACGAGCGCACGCGGTGGGGGAGCCTCCCGTCCACGACAGGTGTTCGTCCAGGGCTGGCGGACGCTTCGCGACCCCGTCCGGATGGGTCTCGGGATCTACGGGGTGGGGATTCTGGTTCTGTTCGTCGGCCCGCTCGCGAGTATGGTTCTCGAAAGCGTGACCGGACCGAACGGCGGATTCACGACGGCGTACTACGAGTTCCTCGTTCGCCAACAGGCCGCCACGGGGACGGGGACCGTCCGGCCGCTCCCGGCGATCACGAACTCGCTCACGTTCGGCTTCAGTACTCTGATCCTCGCGGTGCCGATGGGGATCGTGGTTTCGGTGGTGGCGGTGCGGGGCGGGGCCGGCTCGCGGCTCGCGGAAACGATCATGACCGCCCCGCTCGCCGTCAGCGGCGTCGTCGTCGGGCTCGGGCTGCTACAGACTCTGGTTTTCGGCACCGAGATACTCGGCCACCGGATCGTCGTGGGCGGCGCGGTCGCGGTTGTCGCCGCCCACGCTGTCGCGGCCTACCCGTTCGTGACCCGCAACGTCACCCCCGCGCTCGGTGGCCTCGACACCCAGCTGCTCGACGCGGCCCGGTCGCTCGGCGCAAGCCGGTTTCGGGTGCTCCTCGATATCGAGTTGCCCCTCGTCGCGGCGGCCGTGCTCGCCGGGAGCGCGTTCGCGTTCGCCATCTCCATCGGTGAGTTCGATACGACAGTGTTACTCGCGGAGGGCGTCAGCAGCTACACGATGCCGGTCGCGCTCGAACGCTACATCGGGAACCGCTCGCTCGGGCCGAGTCTCGGGCCGGCGACGGCGATGGGAACGGTACTGCTGGCGGTGACGGCCGCGAGCTTTCTGGTGATCGAACGCCTCGGCGGGCGGTGGGAGCCGTGA
- a CDS encoding thiamine ABC transporter substrate-binding protein, which yields MQRRRFIRRAGAGVAGLTLLAGCTGSNDGGGSGQNASNSSATNGSTESNGTSSGNGTAGGDGTAGGNGTSATNETGATTGSASASGTLTVATYSSFTGEDTAGNWLKSAFEAEHSGTTVEFVTPENGVNQYIQRAKQGAPIDADVYVGLNASDLVRVSQQLDTSLFQTAADSLDRADTVKDELNVDPNGRAIPYDTGYISLVYNEDEVEEPQTFASLLESRYEGDLITQNAQQSDPGRAFLLWSIITQGEDGYLDYWEQLLGNGVSVLSDWEPAYQAYMDGEAPMVVSYSTDQVFYHGPDVNMAKHQIGFLNDQGYANPETMALFADSENAELGRRFMEFVLTENAQSNIAVKNVQFPAVKGVTPSDEFAKYAKEPPEPVTFSYDELAGSVGTWVEEWARLVAGA from the coding sequence ATGCAACGACGACGATTCATCCGCCGAGCCGGTGCTGGCGTGGCGGGGCTGACGCTGCTCGCGGGCTGCACCGGCAGCAACGACGGTGGCGGCAGCGGGCAGAACGCGTCCAACTCGTCGGCCACGAACGGAAGTACGGAATCGAACGGGACGTCCAGCGGGAACGGAACAGCCGGTGGCGATGGAACGGCTGGCGGAAACGGGACGAGCGCCACGAACGAGACGGGTGCGACGACCGGCAGCGCGTCGGCGAGCGGGACGCTGACCGTCGCGACGTACTCCTCGTTCACCGGCGAGGACACCGCAGGCAACTGGCTCAAATCCGCCTTCGAGGCGGAGCACTCGGGCACGACCGTGGAGTTCGTGACTCCCGAGAACGGCGTCAACCAGTACATCCAGCGGGCCAAGCAGGGCGCGCCGATCGACGCCGACGTGTACGTCGGGCTAAACGCGAGCGATCTCGTTCGGGTCAGCCAGCAACTCGACACGTCGCTGTTCCAAACCGCTGCGGACAGCCTCGACCGCGCCGACACGGTGAAAGACGAGCTGAACGTCGACCCGAACGGGCGCGCGATCCCGTACGACACAGGCTACATCAGCCTCGTCTACAACGAGGACGAGGTGGAGGAGCCCCAGACCTTCGCATCGCTCCTCGAATCGCGCTACGAGGGTGATCTCATTACCCAGAACGCCCAGCAGTCCGATCCGGGGCGCGCATTCTTGCTCTGGTCGATCATCACTCAGGGTGAGGACGGCTACCTCGACTACTGGGAGCAACTCCTCGGGAACGGCGTCAGCGTGCTCTCGGACTGGGAGCCGGCCTATCAGGCGTACATGGACGGCGAAGCCCCGATGGTGGTCTCGTACTCCACGGACCAAGTGTTCTACCACGGGCCGGACGTGAACATGGCGAAACACCAGATCGGGTTCCTCAACGATCAGGGCTACGCGAACCCCGAGACGATGGCGCTGTTCGCGGACAGCGAGAACGCCGAACTCGGTCGGCGGTTCATGGAGTTCGTCCTCACCGAGAACGCCCAATCGAACATCGCCGTCAAGAACGTCCAGTTCCCCGCCGTCAAGGGCGTCACTCCCAGCGATGAGTTCGCGAAGTACGCGAAGGAACCGCCCGAACCGGTGACGTTCTCGTATGACGAACTCGCGGGTTCGGTCGGGACGTGGGTCGAGGAGTGGGCGAGGCTGGTCGCGGGCGCGTGA